Proteins encoded by one window of Salmonirosea aquatica:
- a CDS encoding PP2C family protein-serine/threonine phosphatase: protein MTISIDKPVTFSLIGQRVTNQDYVYPVDERSGLFIVCDGIGGWDQGEVASRLVAEAVARFMEQHPTDCIEESYLAEALASAYRTLLEYLSQNRLLSRLGTTLALLQLTSRGATVAHVGDSRVYHMRGGVILHQTLDHKYVQDLVAGGIITEEQALNHPRRHTLSRSIGVQSNESPLRMDKGEIAHIADIQMGDFFFLCTDGVLEQVDDQSLRNIFAQYETSQDIADQLLGRCRNLTRDNYSGCLVRIKHVSREKANLPFGIFGQSQE from the coding sequence ATGACAATATCTATTGACAAACCCGTTACTTTCTCACTCATCGGTCAGAGGGTTACTAATCAGGACTATGTGTACCCCGTCGATGAACGGAGCGGACTGTTTATCGTGTGTGACGGAATCGGGGGCTGGGATCAGGGAGAGGTAGCCAGCCGATTGGTGGCGGAGGCAGTGGCTCGCTTTATGGAGCAACACCCTACAGACTGTATTGAAGAGTCCTACCTTGCCGAAGCACTGGCAAGTGCTTACCGGACTCTGTTGGAATACCTGAGTCAAAACCGGTTATTGAGCCGATTGGGCACCACACTGGCGCTATTACAACTCACCAGCAGGGGAGCCACGGTAGCGCATGTGGGGGATAGCCGGGTCTATCATATGCGTGGGGGTGTTATTTTACACCAAACCCTGGATCATAAATATGTACAGGATTTGGTGGCCGGAGGCATCATCACCGAAGAGCAGGCCCTGAACCATCCGCGGCGCCATACGCTGAGCCGGTCCATAGGCGTGCAGTCTAATGAGTCACCCCTTCGGATGGACAAAGGAGAAATTGCGCATATTGCAGACATTCAAATGGGTGATTTCTTCTTTTTATGTACCGACGGGGTATTGGAGCAGGTCGATGATCAGTCTCTAAGGAACATATTCGCCCAATACGAAACTTCGCAGGATATTGCAGATCAATTGCTCGGCCGCTGTCGCAACCTTACTCGGGACAATTACTCGGGATGCCTGGTCAGGATAAAGCATGTGAGTAGAGAGAAGGCGAATCTTCCTTTTGGAATTTTCGGACAAAGCCAGGAGTGA
- a CDS encoding C40 family peptidase: MKRSISTPIPFFSLLLFSLLLQSCAVFKSSPYVPPNQRASAKRPTSHRGPANRGPAKNTVTARPVSRPTGPYAQHVREVIKGARNYTGTPYLLGGNDNLGIDCSGLICTVYNNLGYKVPRISWQQAEFGRDIPRVEDIQPGDWIFFVPESGQEGYVSHAGIVTEVRGKNDIQFIHASSSRGVREDNLFSNYFKNRFVKALRPF; encoded by the coding sequence ATGAAGAGATCCATCTCCACTCCCATTCCGTTTTTCTCTCTCCTGCTTTTCAGTCTTTTATTACAGTCCTGTGCGGTTTTCAAAAGTTCACCTTATGTACCCCCCAATCAAAGAGCTTCCGCGAAACGTCCGACTTCGCATCGGGGTCCAGCCAATCGTGGCCCAGCCAAAAATACGGTAACCGCCCGGCCCGTCAGCCGCCCCACCGGCCCTTACGCTCAGCACGTGCGGGAGGTGATCAAAGGAGCTCGCAACTATACCGGAACACCTTACCTGCTGGGTGGTAACGACAACCTAGGCATCGATTGCTCGGGGCTCATCTGTACGGTCTATAATAATCTGGGCTATAAGGTACCCCGCATTTCATGGCAACAAGCGGAGTTCGGACGCGATATTCCCCGCGTCGAGGATATTCAGCCGGGCGACTGGATTTTCTTCGTGCCCGAATCCGGCCAGGAAGGCTATGTGTCACACGCAGGCATTGTGACCGAAGTGCGCGGCAAGAACGACATTCAGTTTATCCATGCATCATCTTCCCGCGGGGTACGGGAAGACAATCTTTTTTCCAACTATTTCAAAAATCGATTTGTTAAAGCGCTGCGGCCTTTTTAG
- a CDS encoding FHA domain-containing protein, with product MFKNSLISCQKCGRRIAVKARDFENGAIQCTHVGCGYINQLVQSYYDEHILIGLPSFGQLVYEANPTMKYPLRLGTNVVGTSPTCEVAVERFIHGDKCYISRRHCTIEVLFNKWTGRFRYQLQDGASDIDSHHYKNSLNGTMLNGYLLQNGEKMDLNDQGLLGLGGKDVFRLEAYLIPGKMLESYRISKVIEPDETQ from the coding sequence GTGTTTAAAAATTCCCTGATTTCCTGTCAAAAATGCGGCAGACGTATTGCGGTCAAAGCGCGGGACTTTGAAAATGGGGCGATTCAGTGTACCCACGTAGGGTGTGGGTACATAAACCAACTCGTTCAATCCTACTACGACGAGCATATTCTAATAGGTCTGCCGTCCTTCGGCCAGTTGGTGTATGAGGCCAATCCCACCATGAAGTACCCCCTTCGTCTGGGTACCAACGTGGTGGGTACCTCACCTACCTGTGAAGTAGCCGTGGAGCGGTTTATCCATGGGGACAAATGTTACATCAGTCGCAGGCATTGCACGATTGAAGTGCTTTTTAATAAATGGACGGGACGTTTTCGGTATCAACTTCAAGATGGCGCTTCCGACATAGATTCACACCATTATAAAAATAGTTTGAACGGGACCATGCTCAACGGATATCTTCTCCAGAACGGCGAGAAAATGGACCTCAACGACCAAGGGCTTTTGGGGCTGGGAGGAAAAGACGTGTTTCGGCTTGAAGCCTACCTGATCCCTGGAAAGATGTTAGAAAGTTATAGGATATCGAAGGTAATAGAACCGGATGAAACCCAGTGA
- a CDS encoding STAS/SEC14 domain-containing protein gives MYNIIKNTDKLLALEFTGELEKSDYDQFLPIMEEKIRQNGKINLYWEMSDFDGWDASAAWKDLKFDVKHANDFNKVAMVGETGWQDFMTQLMKPFTGAEVKYFDRTQREEALAWAEN, from the coding sequence ATGTACAACATCATCAAAAACACCGACAAACTACTGGCCCTGGAATTCACGGGGGAACTAGAAAAAAGTGATTACGACCAATTCCTGCCCATTATGGAGGAAAAAATCCGCCAAAATGGAAAGATTAACCTGTATTGGGAAATGTCCGATTTTGACGGCTGGGACGCCTCGGCTGCCTGGAAAGATTTGAAATTCGATGTGAAGCATGCCAACGACTTCAATAAAGTTGCTATGGTAGGCGAAACCGGCTGGCAGGATTTTATGACCCAGCTGATGAAGCCTTTCACCGGAGCTGAGGTCAAATACTTCGACCGTACCCAGCGCGAGGAAGCTTTAGCCTGGGCGGAGAATTGA
- a CDS encoding tetratricopeptide repeat protein, with product MQKILLLLLILGCSICSNFANSSVPDLTGKLPIAWEQADDEYDRYKKRADDFFDRGDYLNALRQYRNCLEVPTYENDPYAKGRIALVQKLLKLREEANKALNEGKGAEAIEYFEQIVAQNPKDSITKVNLTDYWVAEATKFYEQQNYEEAKVRYQKALQYATKPALIQVQIQNSEAFIKFKAEQAAKNEENIKGNPSVVANKPDAKTDLPEKINPQKEIAINRRIGTKVLVGAVGLGAGLYAYTLNNQYQTKLDEANRIGRSTDPDGDGVILTAGEYNQWQTAYKKAADAKQNRSKFVASLGIVGAAAISEVLLWVLPKSKKSTGISIESSTQNLGLAVRYTFR from the coding sequence ATGCAAAAAATACTTCTACTATTACTCATTCTTGGGTGCAGTATCTGTTCAAACTTTGCAAATAGTTCGGTTCCTGATTTGACCGGAAAGCTACCCATCGCTTGGGAACAAGCTGATGACGAATATGACCGATATAAAAAACGAGCGGATGATTTTTTTGACCGGGGCGACTACCTGAACGCGCTCCGACAATACCGAAACTGCCTTGAGGTACCTACCTATGAAAACGACCCCTACGCCAAAGGAAGAATCGCTTTGGTGCAGAAATTATTGAAGCTCCGTGAGGAAGCCAACAAGGCACTGAATGAAGGAAAAGGAGCGGAGGCGATCGAGTATTTTGAACAAATAGTGGCCCAAAATCCCAAAGATTCCATTACGAAAGTAAATCTGACTGACTACTGGGTAGCGGAAGCTACCAAGTTTTATGAACAGCAAAACTACGAAGAAGCAAAGGTACGCTATCAGAAAGCCCTGCAATATGCCACCAAGCCCGCATTGATTCAGGTGCAAATCCAAAATAGCGAGGCGTTTATAAAATTTAAAGCTGAGCAGGCGGCAAAAAACGAAGAAAATATCAAAGGCAATCCTTCGGTAGTGGCAAATAAACCAGATGCTAAGACCGATTTGCCTGAGAAAATAAATCCGCAAAAAGAGATTGCAATAAACCGGCGCATCGGCACAAAAGTTTTGGTAGGTGCGGTTGGCTTAGGAGCGGGCTTGTACGCCTATACACTCAATAACCAGTACCAGACAAAGCTCGACGAGGCCAATCGGATTGGCAGGTCCACAGACCCGGATGGCGATGGTGTGATCCTTACGGCCGGTGAATATAACCAATGGCAAACGGCCTATAAAAAAGCTGCGGATGCGAAGCAAAACCGTTCGAAGTTTGTGGCCTCGCTGGGCATAGTGGGGGCGGCGGCTATTTCGGAAGTTCTCCTATGGGTACTTCCAAAATCAAAGAAATCGACCGGCATCAGTATAGAGTCAAGCACGCAAAATCTGGGTTTGGCGGTACGCTACACATTCAGATAA
- a CDS encoding M48 family metallopeptidase encodes MKRFSVALIAAFLFTIACQRVPLSGRNQLMLVNSKDLLPMSFKSYREFLDTNKVDRSGAEVTMVKRVGVRIQKAVEDYLRENNKSEILNGFQWEFNVVESKEVNAFCMPGGKVVFYTGILPICKDEAGVAVVMGHEVAHAIASHGAERMSQGLLSQGILTAGQVGLGVAMSNKPQQTQQLYNSIYGVVAPAATQVGYLLPNSRLQESEADQLGLIFMAKAGYDPQNAVEFWTRMAAQSGGSKPPQFLSTHPADATRIRDLKSQMAKAEKVYKQSM; translated from the coding sequence ATGAAAAGATTCAGCGTGGCCCTCATTGCGGCCTTTCTATTTACAATAGCCTGCCAGAGGGTACCCCTTTCGGGCAGAAATCAACTGATGCTGGTCAACAGCAAGGATTTGCTACCCATGAGCTTCAAAAGCTACCGCGAGTTTTTGGACACCAATAAAGTGGACCGTTCGGGGGCCGAGGTGACGATGGTAAAACGTGTGGGGGTACGGATTCAGAAGGCCGTAGAAGACTATCTCCGCGAAAATAACAAAAGTGAAATTCTGAACGGCTTCCAGTGGGAATTCAACGTAGTGGAAAGCAAGGAAGTCAATGCTTTTTGTATGCCGGGCGGCAAGGTGGTCTTCTATACCGGAATTCTGCCCATCTGCAAGGACGAAGCAGGGGTAGCGGTGGTCATGGGCCACGAGGTAGCGCACGCCATCGCCAGCCACGGCGCCGAACGCATGAGCCAGGGTCTGCTCTCGCAAGGTATCCTGACCGCCGGGCAGGTAGGGCTGGGCGTAGCGATGTCCAACAAACCACAGCAAACCCAGCAATTATATAACAGCATTTACGGAGTAGTGGCCCCTGCTGCCACGCAGGTAGGGTATCTGCTGCCCAACAGCCGCCTGCAGGAATCAGAGGCGGACCAACTGGGGCTTATTTTCATGGCCAAAGCGGGCTACGATCCGCAGAACGCCGTAGAATTCTGGACTCGGATGGCGGCGCAATCAGGAGGTTCCAAACCACCCCAATTCCTATCTACCCACCCTGCGGACGCTACCCGAATCCGGGATTTGAAATCGCAAATGGCCAAAGCCGAAAAGGTATATAAACAATCCATGTAG
- a CDS encoding RNA polymerase sigma factor: MSPPNSPPFTQSELYESLKIRQAWAYDYLYQELANPFQYWVLRNSGSEMDAEDAFQKGLLNFLLNLETGKYQFRENAKITTVVFDYCKKVWLNELASSRLKTRASIPDSYDPIHDTDLQKDLERGELITQVRNALVQLKNDCRQLVEWFYIDDLSLRDIAEKLGMKESSTKQKRYDCTEKLKKLLLKQI, encoded by the coding sequence ATGTCTCCCCCAAATTCACCTCCTTTTACTCAGTCTGAATTATACGAATCTCTCAAAATTAGGCAAGCCTGGGCGTACGATTATCTATATCAGGAATTAGCGAATCCTTTCCAGTATTGGGTACTACGCAACAGCGGCTCAGAAATGGACGCCGAAGATGCCTTCCAGAAAGGCTTATTAAATTTTCTTTTGAATCTCGAGACCGGGAAGTATCAATTTCGGGAAAATGCAAAAATTACAACTGTAGTATTTGATTATTGCAAAAAAGTCTGGCTCAATGAACTCGCTTCCAGTCGACTGAAAACCCGAGCTAGTATACCTGATTCTTATGACCCAATTCACGATACAGACCTACAAAAAGATTTGGAACGGGGTGAACTCATAACTCAGGTGCGTAACGCCCTGGTCCAGTTAAAAAATGACTGTCGCCAGCTCGTCGAATGGTTTTATATAGATGATTTATCGCTCCGGGATATTGCCGAGAAGCTAGGAATGAAAGAATCATCGACCAAACAAAAACGCTATGACTGCACGGAGAAACTCAAAAAATTGCTGCTAAAACAAATATAA
- a CDS encoding heavy metal translocating P-type ATPase — protein MAHDHTHDHDHTDTDVELLEEGTTPVAQAFLEKKIFGQPWREYLPVLSSLAVLLSGLALDHFTTVWFQDPWRLIWYVAAYLPVGWPVLKRAWSRILHRDVFTEFFLMGVATLGAFAIGEYPEGVAVMLFYTIGELFQDAAVLRARRSIKALLDVRPDEVTVVREGKYQVVKAHTVKVGETIQLKPGEKVGLDGTMRYDSGSFDTAALTGESVPRTIRRGEPVLAGMINRQSLVEMEVTTPFQDSKLSRILKLVQEATGRKAQTQEFIARFAKIYTPIICGLALAITLLPSFFVDKYIFHDWLYRGLVFLVIGCPCALVISIPLGYFGGIGAASRHGILFKGSVFLDLVTQLKTVVMDKTGTLTKGTFMVQEVKPVGIERHELAQLTAALESKSTHPIATAILEYAERGDAQSGFVPITDQAHPYESYSIHDVEEIPGHGLKGTVEGKTMLAGNAKLLRRFQISFDEALTKIPYTIVMTALDGKFAGYFTIADEIKFDAAGVITRLKNEGIRTVMLSGDKSAVVEEVARQVGVDEWHGDLLPEDKVAQVERLMKTLKSDPKAKLAFVGDGVNDAPVVALADVGIAMGGLGSDATVETADVVIQNDEPAKIALAIAIGRATRRIVWQNITLALVVKGIVLILGAGGVATMWEAVFADVGVALLAILNAVRVQNLRFD, from the coding sequence ATGGCACACGATCATACCCACGACCACGATCATACAGATACCGATGTAGAGCTGCTAGAAGAAGGTACAACGCCGGTGGCGCAGGCCTTTCTGGAGAAGAAAATTTTCGGACAACCCTGGCGGGAGTACCTCCCCGTCTTAAGTAGCCTGGCTGTATTGCTCTCCGGCCTCGCCCTGGACCATTTTACAACCGTATGGTTTCAAGATCCGTGGCGACTGATCTGGTACGTAGCAGCTTATCTGCCTGTCGGCTGGCCCGTGCTCAAGCGGGCATGGAGTCGGATTTTGCACCGCGATGTATTCACTGAGTTTTTTCTGATGGGCGTGGCTACCCTCGGTGCCTTTGCCATTGGCGAGTACCCCGAAGGCGTGGCGGTAATGCTGTTTTACACCATCGGCGAGCTTTTTCAGGACGCAGCCGTGCTTCGGGCACGACGATCCATCAAAGCCCTGCTCGACGTACGCCCCGACGAAGTGACCGTCGTGCGCGAGGGAAAGTATCAGGTAGTAAAAGCCCATACGGTCAAGGTAGGAGAAACCATTCAGCTCAAGCCGGGTGAAAAAGTAGGTCTTGATGGGACTATGCGCTACGACAGCGGATCGTTTGATACCGCTGCCCTCACGGGCGAAAGTGTGCCGCGTACCATTCGTCGGGGTGAGCCCGTTCTGGCCGGTATGATCAACCGGCAGTCGCTGGTGGAGATGGAAGTAACCACGCCTTTTCAGGACTCCAAGCTTTCACGCATTCTCAAACTGGTTCAGGAAGCCACGGGACGTAAGGCCCAGACGCAGGAGTTCATTGCCCGTTTTGCCAAAATCTATACGCCCATTATTTGCGGGCTGGCGCTCGCCATTACGCTGCTCCCCTCTTTTTTTGTGGACAAATACATATTTCACGACTGGCTTTACCGGGGGCTGGTATTTCTGGTGATCGGTTGTCCATGTGCCCTGGTCATCTCGATTCCGCTGGGGTACTTCGGGGGTATCGGGGCCGCATCCCGACACGGAATACTGTTCAAAGGTTCTGTCTTTCTCGACCTGGTGACCCAGCTCAAAACCGTTGTAATGGACAAAACGGGTACCCTGACCAAGGGTACCTTTATGGTTCAGGAGGTTAAACCAGTGGGTATAGAGCGCCACGAACTGGCTCAATTGACTGCGGCGCTCGAAAGCAAATCGACCCACCCGATTGCCACGGCTATTCTCGAGTACGCCGAGCGCGGAGATGCTCAAAGTGGTTTCGTACCCATTACGGATCAGGCCCATCCCTACGAATCCTATTCGATCCATGACGTGGAGGAGATTCCCGGCCACGGACTTAAAGGTACGGTAGAAGGAAAAACCATGCTGGCCGGAAATGCCAAACTGCTGCGCCGATTCCAGATTTCGTTCGATGAAGCGTTGACCAAGATTCCCTATACCATTGTCATGACGGCCCTGGACGGGAAGTTCGCAGGCTACTTTACCATTGCCGATGAGATAAAGTTCGACGCCGCGGGGGTAATCACTAGACTGAAAAATGAAGGCATCCGCACCGTCATGCTTTCGGGCGATAAATCAGCCGTGGTGGAAGAAGTGGCGCGGCAGGTTGGGGTGGACGAATGGCATGGCGACCTATTACCCGAAGATAAAGTAGCCCAGGTCGAACGGCTAATGAAAACCTTGAAATCGGACCCCAAAGCCAAGCTGGCCTTCGTGGGCGATGGCGTGAACGATGCTCCGGTGGTAGCTTTGGCCGATGTAGGAATAGCCATGGGAGGACTGGGATCCGACGCCACGGTAGAAACGGCCGACGTGGTGATCCAAAACGATGAACCCGCCAAAATCGCCCTAGCCATTGCCATTGGCCGCGCTACACGCCGGATTGTCTGGCAAAATATAACCCTGGCACTGGTCGTAAAAGGCATTGTACTTATTCTGGGTGCAGGTGGGGTGGCTACCATGTGGGAGGCCGTCTTTGCCGACGTGGGCGTAGCACTGCTGGCCATCCTGAATGCGGTGCGGGTACAGAATTTGAGGTTTGATTAA
- a CDS encoding FHA domain-containing protein yields MKSSEVIPELSIVTIGRDPDNTVVLADPSISRNHARLMVCSPNSFIFEDCGSKKGIFFEDAQRNKVQVTRKLVDIGDTVWLADSKFLVKDLRPENPEKSSRKEAARNYPLDFTTEFSALQQVYDDYPELRKACRNREKMIRLWSVVGGSIIGVGTVATAGTMGFLAMLSSAGLSILIPTLASHLLSTEEKLELLEKEYRQRYRCPNPDCRDPFGNREYEMLVRQKTCGRCKAVWVK; encoded by the coding sequence ATGAAGTCATCGGAAGTCATCCCGGAGCTGTCAATAGTCACCATTGGCCGCGACCCGGACAATACCGTCGTTTTGGCAGATCCGTCGATTAGCCGCAACCACGCCCGGCTCATGGTGTGTTCGCCGAATAGCTTTATTTTTGAAGATTGTGGCAGCAAAAAAGGCATTTTTTTCGAGGATGCTCAGCGCAATAAAGTACAGGTTACCCGGAAACTCGTCGATATTGGCGACACCGTGTGGCTGGCAGATAGCAAGTTTCTTGTGAAGGATTTGCGGCCTGAAAATCCTGAAAAATCTTCTAGAAAGGAAGCCGCCCGAAACTACCCACTGGATTTTACGACGGAATTTTCTGCTCTTCAACAAGTCTATGATGATTATCCCGAATTGCGCAAAGCCTGCCGGAACCGCGAAAAAATGATCAGGCTTTGGAGCGTTGTGGGCGGCTCGATCATCGGGGTAGGTACGGTCGCGACGGCAGGTACGATGGGCTTCTTGGCCATGCTGTCAAGTGCGGGGCTTAGTATTCTGATTCCCACACTGGCCTCGCACTTGCTATCTACCGAAGAAAAACTCGAACTATTGGAAAAAGAATACCGACAACGCTATCGCTGTCCGAACCCCGACTGCCGCGATCCCTTCGGAAACAGGGAATATGAGATGCTGGTGCGGCAAAAAACCTGTGGCCGATGCAAAGCCGTGTGGGTGAAATAA
- a CDS encoding serine/threonine-protein kinase, with the protein MNVTFTSYSDFSKRYPIQFGDDSSWLGTGTYGKVIKVEDQVETEWVAIKISEYRYDDAKSLKAEVELAQKVPRHANIARYDACYRLETEVGVSDFAIMKYYPEGNLADLLKSRRLSDAELRELVGGILEGLKVLHQKRIVHRDFKPANILISRDNRGRLIPKIADFGLSKFVSDDEIDRSDFDLSDGRGTPSYKAPEQIMGGRVSFNLDLWAFGVILYEMITGEKPFTAGSQSTEPTQRRELERRITTVQLPERLDAVPEPYQSMIRLCLVRDIRQRVRKPDELLVYLEKPTRKPDTTSQPAQPLLAEEYTDVYVPSATALTKQIGPDQGTMPATDASGKSSRGNSVWLWSSLGGGTLLIAFLIWSMKPPVSSEINELSASGTVAPKDIFQEIATNDSPKSEEERTTKVPLEVPATKVAIVQNQPKNESNQIKDLPSTEQSGNLIKRQLQAEYEDLIQKGNELINSTNNKPAAMELFNKARQLAAENDLNAAKGNASYTYYYDKGNRIYENGAYEGAKAWFKLAQSLHQTEEVGRRIRDCEINQ; encoded by the coding sequence ATGAACGTTACTTTTACTTCCTATTCCGATTTTAGTAAGCGCTATCCGATCCAATTCGGTGACGATAGCAGCTGGCTTGGAACGGGTACTTACGGGAAAGTAATCAAAGTGGAGGATCAGGTTGAAACGGAGTGGGTGGCGATCAAAATCAGCGAATACCGGTATGACGACGCCAAGTCGCTCAAAGCGGAAGTAGAGCTGGCTCAAAAGGTACCCCGCCACGCCAACATTGCGCGCTACGATGCATGTTATCGGCTCGAGACCGAAGTGGGCGTGAGCGATTTTGCAATCATGAAGTATTATCCCGAAGGTAACCTGGCCGACCTGCTCAAATCCCGACGGCTCAGCGATGCGGAACTCCGGGAGCTGGTGGGCGGAATATTGGAAGGCTTGAAGGTACTCCACCAAAAGCGCATCGTTCACCGCGATTTTAAGCCGGCCAATATTCTTATTTCGAGGGATAATCGCGGACGCCTGATTCCTAAAATTGCCGATTTTGGCCTGAGTAAGTTTGTTTCTGACGACGAAATAGATCGTTCCGATTTTGACCTTAGTGACGGTCGGGGTACCCCGTCTTACAAAGCCCCGGAGCAAATCATGGGCGGGCGGGTAAGTTTCAATCTCGATTTGTGGGCATTTGGAGTGATTTTGTATGAGATGATTACGGGCGAAAAGCCTTTCACCGCCGGAAGCCAATCGACTGAGCCCACGCAACGGCGGGAGCTCGAGCGCAGAATCACGACCGTTCAACTCCCCGAACGGCTCGATGCCGTACCCGAGCCTTACCAAAGCATGATCCGTTTGTGCCTGGTCCGGGACATTCGGCAGCGCGTTCGCAAACCGGATGAACTATTGGTGTATTTGGAAAAACCGACCAGAAAACCCGATACAACCAGCCAACCCGCCCAACCCCTGCTTGCCGAAGAATATACGGATGTGTATGTACCTTCAGCAACTGCCCTCACGAAGCAAATCGGACCGGATCAGGGTACAATGCCCGCCACAGATGCTTCGGGAAAGTCATCAAGGGGAAATTCTGTTTGGTTATGGAGTTCCTTGGGAGGAGGTACCCTGCTAATCGCTTTTCTGATCTGGAGCATGAAGCCACCGGTGTCCTCCGAAATAAATGAATTATCCGCGAGCGGTACCGTTGCCCCAAAAGACATTTTTCAGGAAATAGCTACCAACGATTCTCCCAAAAGTGAGGAAGAACGAACTACCAAGGTACCCCTGGAAGTGCCCGCCACTAAGGTGGCTATCGTGCAAAACCAGCCGAAAAATGAGTCGAATCAAATCAAAGATTTGCCCTCAACTGAGCAAAGTGGAAACTTGATAAAAAGGCAACTTCAAGCCGAATACGAGGATTTGATTCAGAAGGGCAATGAGTTGATCAATAGCACCAATAATAAACCAGCCGCGATGGAATTGTTCAATAAGGCACGTCAACTGGCGGCAGAAAATGACCTTAATGCTGCCAAAGGCAATGCCTCTTATACCTATTATTATGATAAAGGAAACCGCATTTACGAGAATGGCGCGTATGAGGGAGCCAAAGCGTGGTTCAAACTGGCGCAGTCGTTGCATCAAACCGAGGAGGTAGGCAGGCGCATCAGAGACTGTGAAATAAACCAATAA
- a CDS encoding fumarylacetoacetate hydrolase family protein has translation MKIICVGRNYADHIEELNNERPEAPVIFMKPETAVPRPVEDFYHPDFSEDIHHEVEIVVKINKVGKNIEEKFAHKYYDEIGIGIDFTARDLQSKLKAKGLPWELAKAFNGSAPVSEFVPKDQFADVQNIAFKLDVNGETRQEGNTNMMLYKIDYLISFVSQYFLLKKGDLLFTGTPKGVAAVKIGDTLKLSIEGKEMLVVNVK, from the coding sequence ATGAAGATTATTTGCGTAGGCCGGAATTATGCGGATCATATCGAAGAACTTAACAATGAGCGTCCCGAGGCGCCCGTCATTTTTATGAAACCCGAAACGGCCGTGCCGCGGCCCGTCGAGGATTTCTACCATCCTGACTTCTCGGAGGACATTCACCACGAAGTGGAGATTGTCGTGAAGATTAATAAAGTGGGAAAGAATATTGAGGAAAAGTTTGCCCATAAGTATTACGACGAAATCGGCATCGGCATCGATTTCACTGCCCGCGACTTACAATCCAAGCTCAAAGCCAAAGGCTTGCCCTGGGAATTGGCCAAAGCCTTCAACGGCTCAGCGCCTGTATCAGAGTTTGTACCCAAAGATCAGTTTGCCGATGTGCAGAATATTGCCTTCAAACTCGACGTGAACGGCGAAACCCGTCAGGAAGGCAACACGAATATGATGCTTTACAAGATAGACTACCTTATCTCGTTTGTCTCCCAGTATTTTTTGCTCAAAAAAGGCGATCTGCTCTTTACAGGTACCCCCAAAGGGGTGGCGGCTGTGAAAATAGGCGACACGCTGAAGTTATCCATCGAAGGCAAGGAGATGCTGGTCGTGAACGTTAAGTAG
- a CDS encoding caspase family protein, translating to MMYSQKALLYGVLCLFFGVPFGCRKAGAKTSYAVVVGISDYKISDYRTGDLRYADQDARRFGDFLKSAAGGSVPAQNIKLLTNREATKSAILQAMSLFGKATPQDRVVFYFSGHGMKGGFLPYDVSATDPTTILNYQEVKARFKPSVSLTKLCIADACLSGGMTARTAWKGPASKTSTSSNVVLMLSSRSTQSSVESGARRGGIFTFYVLKGLRGEADSNRNRTVTIRELYDYVSPLMRRSTPNRQAPLFYGKFSDELPLSKLQ from the coding sequence ATGATGTATTCTCAGAAAGCACTTCTCTACGGGGTGCTATGTTTGTTTTTTGGAGTACCCTTTGGCTGTCGAAAAGCAGGAGCTAAAACGAGCTATGCTGTGGTGGTCGGTATCTCTGATTACAAGATTTCCGATTACCGTACCGGCGACCTCCGCTATGCCGACCAGGATGCCCGGCGCTTTGGGGACTTTCTAAAAAGCGCGGCCGGGGGGAGTGTTCCGGCCCAAAACATCAAGCTTCTGACAAACCGGGAAGCTACCAAATCGGCAATCCTGCAAGCGATGAGCCTTTTTGGGAAGGCTACCCCGCAGGACCGGGTGGTATTTTATTTTTCCGGCCACGGGATGAAAGGTGGTTTTTTGCCCTACGACGTGAGCGCCACTGATCCCACAACTATCCTGAATTACCAGGAGGTGAAAGCGCGATTCAAGCCATCAGTCTCTCTCACGAAGCTCTGTATTGCCGATGCCTGTCTGTCGGGCGGCATGACTGCCCGTACCGCCTGGAAGGGACCTGCCTCCAAGACTTCCACCTCCTCCAATGTCGTATTGATGCTTTCCTCACGCTCAACCCAATCGTCGGTTGAAAGTGGTGCCAGACGGGGCGGAATTTTTACATTTTATGTGCTCAAAGGGCTTCGGGGGGAAGCGGATAGTAATCGAAACCGGACTGTGACGATTAGGGAGCTGTATGACTACGTATCGCCTCTCATGCGACGCAGTACGCCCAACCGCCAGGCACCCCTGTTTTATGGAAAGTTTTCCGATGAGCTGCCCCTCAGTAAGCTACAATGA